Part of the Lujinxingia vulgaris genome is shown below.
GGTGCTCCTGCCCCAGACCTCCGACAACTCCGTCGACCTGCGCGGCATGCGCGCCGATGAGGCCCTCGACAAACTCGACCTCTTCTTAGACAGCGCCTACCTCCAGAACATCGAAGGCGTCTACATCATCCACGGACACGGCACCGGGGCGCTGAAACGCGCGGTGCGTGGTCACCTCCCCCAGTCCCGCTACGTGCGCGAGTTCCGCCGCGGAGAGCGCGAGGAAGGCGGCGACGGCGTCACCATCGCCTTCGTGCACCGGGGGAGTTGACCATGTGGCCCTCCTTTCTCCACCACCTCTCCCTGCACTTCCCCATCGTCCTCTCGATGGCCCTGGCCGCCGCTGCCACCTTCGCCATCCGCAACGATGAGCCCCCCACGCTCATCCCCCCGCTGCGCTGGGGCGGCTGGTTCAACCTCGCCATGACCGCCCTGGCCATCATCTCCGGCCTGATCGCCGGCGGCTTCTCCGGCGGCTCCGACGACCTCTCCCACCACCGCCTGCTCGGCATCACCGCCTTCTCCGTCATCGCGTTAGCCGCCTTCAGCTACGACTACGGCACCCGCCACAACATCGCCGACTGGCGCCGCTTCGGTGGCCTGCTCTGGTGGGTGGCCTCCTTCGCCGTCATCGGCGCCGGCCACTGGGGCGGCCTGGCCGAACACCGCAACGTCGTCCCCTGGTAATTTTTGGCGTTTCACGACGTTTCAAAACTTGAAACACAACTGCCCCCCGGTCCGCTTCCCTGGCGACCGGGGGTCAGCTTTTCAACGACCGGGGGTCACCTTTTTCAACGACCGGGAGTCACCTTTTTCGACGACCGGGAGTCAGCTTTTTCAACGACCGGGAGTCAGCTTTCTCGACGACCGGGAGTCAGCTTTTCAACGACCCGGGGTCAGCCCTCAACCCTCCCTTCACCGCATAAACACTGAACTTCTCGTGACCGGCAGTCAGCATTTCCGCACGACCGGGAGTCAGCTTTTCACGCAACCGGAAGTCCCACAAACCTCCCCCCCGGCACCATCCCCCACCCTACTCCCCCAATAATTGAAATCACTGGAGCAGACGCTCCGCGCCCCGCGCACGCTCGGCCTGCGCACCTTCTCCCAACCCGGAGTACGCCCGCCCCAGGCCCTGATGCACCCCCGGATCAAAGGGGTTGATCCGCGCCGCCTCCTCCAGCGCCTCCCGCGCGCGCTCATACTCCCCCATCGCCAGATAGGCGTTCCCCAGCTCCAGCCACGTCGTCACATAACCCGGGTAGAGCTCCCGCACCTCGGCGAGCGCCTCCACTGCTGACTGCGGCTCGCCAGTGGCGATCAGACTCTGCGCCAGCCGCCCCTGCAGCACCGGGTTGCGCTGGCCGATCAGCCGCGTGGCCTTCTCATACTGCACCACCGCCGCACCGAACCTCTCGCGCACCTGAAACATCTGCCCCAGCTTGATGTGATCCTGCGCTCCCGGCGCCCCCACCTGCTCAAGCTCCTCCCCACTTCGACGCTCATCCTCAAAGACCAGCCGCTCCTCAAAAGGCTCGGCTTCATCCTCGAACTCCACCACCGGCCGCGTATGCAGATACGCCCGCCAATCCTTCTCAAAGCGCGCCCAGCTCGTCCCCAGCACCCGCGCAAACGCCTCCTGCGCACCGTACCCCTCATTGATCGTATCGAGCAGCTGCCCGAACGCCCCCGGCCCCACCCGCTCGCGCAGATACTCCATCGTCGTATACACCTCCGCAAAAGCCACCGCCGCATCTTCCTGACTGGGCAACTTCGCCATCGAGGGGTGCATCGCCTCAAACGAAATCAAATCATCCGCTTTAAGTCGCGTATGCAACAGATGCTCCGAGCTCGCCGACAACTGCGCCTCATCCTCGCCGCGCCAGCGCCGCTCCAGGAACTTCGCCAGCCCCTCGTGCATCCAGATCGGCACCTGATTGTAGGTCTTGCGGTTGATCACATAATGCACGTACTCGTGAATCAACGTGTCCACCCACCCGTACCCCCGCAACACCGCCCGCGGGCTCGTGATCATCAGCCTGTTGTACTGGCACAACGCGATCGTCCCCGAGGTGCGAATCTCCTCATCCGTCAACATCGAGACCTGCGCCAGCGTCGCCGTCCGCGGGTAAACCTCCACCCGAATCGGCGTCGAGGGAAAATACCCCAGCTCCTCGCCAAGCTCCTCATAGGCCGCATCCAGCGCCTCAAACGCATAGGGCAAGAGCACCTCATCGCGCCCCGGCTCGATATACACCTCAAAACGCCCCGAAGGACTGACGTGGCGCGCGTAACTCCCGGTCACCGCGATCGTCTCCGCGATGATCTCGCGCAGCGCCTGCCAGCTCCCCACCTCGCGGGCCGCAAGCGCCTTATCGATGCGCTCAAGCGCACGCTCGTAATCGCCGTCGTAAAACGCGTAGCGCGCCTCCAGATAGTCGATCTCCGCCAGCCCCGGCTCTTTCTCGCTGAGCCGGTCAATCGCCTCGCGCGCCTCATCGAGCTGCCAGGCCGAAAGCATCGCTTCGGCCTGCCGGTAATCCTCCAGCGAGCTCTGCCCCCACACCGGCGCCGCCCACAGCAGAGCCATCGCCACAACCGCCACCCAAACGAACTTCGCGCGCTCTCTCACATGCTCTCCTTTCACTCGACCAGGCTCCGGTAATAGCGCTCGATCTCCGAGTCGTAATCCTCAAGCCGCCCCTCGCGCATCCCCTCCATCATCTCGCGACGCAGCCGCTCCTGAGCCTCCCGGCTCGATTCCCCGGGGATCTCCACCTTCTCGGTCTTCTGCTGGTTGCCCGAGCGCCTCTGCTGACGACGCTCCTTCTGCATCGCCTGCCGCATCTGCTCGCCAAGCTGCCCGAGCTGATCGAGGGCGGAGCGCTCCCGATCCAGCGCCTGCTGCCCCTCCCCCTGGCGCAGCTGCTCTTCGGCCTCTTGCATCGACTCGGTGGCCTGCTCCAGCGAGGGCATCACCTGGTCGCGCACCATCGGAAAACGCTCGCCAGTCTGCTCGACCTTCTCCCGCAACGCCTCGGCCTTCTCGCGGGCCTGCTGCTGGCGCTCGGCAAGCTCCTCATAACGCTCTTGCTGATCGCCCTGCTCCTGCTGACGCTGCTCCGAGGCCTGCTGTTTAAACTCCCGCAGCAGCGCCACAATCTCCTCGGCACGTCCCGCCATGGTGTCACTCGTGGTGCGCGCGCGTCTTACCGCGCTGCGCTCCGCATCGTCGCGAACATAGCGCTCCGAGAGGCTCAGCGTGCTGCGCATCCCCCGCAGCCGCCGCTCCGAGAGCTCGGCCGCCTCCAGGGCCAGCTGCAGATCCTGCTGCTCCAGCGTCTCGCGCAGCCGCTCGATCTGCTCGGCGTTGTACTCCACCTGACCGTAATCACGCACCGGCAGCGCCAGCCCCTCCAGCCGCCCCAGGTCGCGCTCCTGAGCGGCCACCTTACGCAAGAGCTCCTCGACCGCCGGCGCCACCATCTCCTGGATCGCCTCGCGACGCTCCTCGGCCAGCGCGTCCTCAACCTCCCGGGTCTGCTGCTCCAGCGCCCGCTCCATCTCCTGGAGCTCACCGACCTCCTCCATCAACTCGCCCATCTGCCGGTCGAGCTCCGAGATCCCCTGCGGCGCGGCCTGCTCCATCCCCTGCTCCACCTCCGAGTTCAGGCCCTCCATGAGCTCATCCATCCGGTCGAGCTCGGCCAGCGCCCCGTCGATATCCCCCTTCTCCAGAAGCTCCTCGATCGACTGCAGCTGATCGCCCAGCTGCTTCGACTCGCTCTCCATCTGCATCTGCTCGAGCGCCTCCATGTTGACGTGATCCTGCGGAAGCTGCTCCATCTGCATCTGCATGCGCGCCATCAACTCGGCCATACGCTGGCGAAGTCGTTGCACCTCGCGCTTGATCGCCTCCTTGAGCGCTTCATCCTCGGTGTCGCGGTACTGCTCCAGAAGCTCGCGCAGCCGCTCGCGCATCGCCTTGAGATCTTCGGCCGTCGCCTCCACAAGCTCCATCTTCTGGCGGGCCAGAAGCTCATCAAAACGCAGGAGCGCCTTCTCCAGCTCGTCTTCCACCTGCAGGCTGAAGTCCGCCAGCGTCTGCACATGCCCCATCGTCAGGTCGCCGCGCTCCGAGCGCGCCTGCAACCTCTCCCAGAGCCGGCTGCCCTCGGCCTGAAGCCCCTTGAGCTGCTCGGCCAACCCGTCAAAAAGCGCGGCGTTTCGCCCGCTCATCATCGGATCTTCGGCCACCCGTTCGCGCAACCCCTCAAGCTCGCTCAAGATCAACTCACGAGCCTGATGGTGCGCCACCCCCTGCTCATAAATCGCGCTGCGCGCGGCCACATCCAGCCCCGCATCTACCGCCATGCGATAGCCTCCGTCCGCATCGGCCACCCGCTCCCCGGGCGGCGCCTCCAGCACATCGGCCAGATGCAAGAGCAACGCCTCCAGCAAGGCCTGCTGGTCGGCGATGTTGCGCAGATGCTGGTCCTCCGGGCTCTCCACATAGATCACCAACGCCTCACTGCGCCCCTCCCCCGGACCGGTCACCGTGTTGATATCGGTGGCCGAAAAATAGATCGAAACCTGATCTTTGGGCTGCAACCCCAGCTCCGCCAGATCAAAACTCAAGCTATGCTCCACCCCCTGCGGCTTCGAGGCCAGCTCCCCCAGATCCAGCGACTGACGCTCCGCCCCCTCCTCATCATCGCCAAACTGATGCACAAGACTCAGCCCGCTCAACCCGAAATCATCGAGCGCCTCCACCGAGAGCTCCAGCACATCATCGGGCTGCACGATCAGCGGCTCCGGCCCGGGCTGATGCGAGGTCAGGCGCACCTGGGGCGGCGCATCGGCCACCACGCGAATGGTGCGCTCCACGCCGTCTTCCACCGGCACGCCCTCGGCCGTCACCGCCCGAAACGCGTAACTTCCGCTCTCCTTTAAGGTCAGACTCACGCTCCCCTGATGCCCCGGCCCGAGCTCAACCGGGAGCACCTCCTGCTCCTCGCCATCATCGCCCTGCCAGCGGCGCACAAGCTCAACCTTCTCAAAGCCCTCCGGCCACAGCCCCAGCTGAAGATGCACCCGCGTGCCTTCCAGCGTCTCTACAAAGCCCGAGCCCAGGCGAGCCATCTGGCGCGGCATCCCGGTGTACTCAGGGTAGACAAAGATGGCGTCGATCTGCCCCACGATCGGCCGCACCCGCACCCGATCACCCACCACCGACGCCCCCACCCGGTCGCCGCTGAGCACCCCGAGTGTCCACCCCGGCTGCCAGGCCATCACCCCCAGAAACACGAGCGCAAACACCGCCGTCGCCCCCGCCGGCGCGCGCAGATCACGCGGCGGAACCACATGCGCCAGCGACTGCTCCCTGGCCCCGGCCAGCGCCCGCTTCGCCGTGCGCCGCACATGCGCCGAGGCAAGCGCCGCGCTCACCCCCTGACGCTTCAAATCTTCATCGGCCCCCGGCGTCTGCAAACGCTCCCCGAACTCCAACGCCGCCACCAGATCGTTGCGATACTCCCGGGCGTGCGCCTGCACGATCCTGGCGCTGGCAAGCTCCCCTCGCCGCCGCGCCCGAAAAAGACCGTAAGCCACCGCAGCGCTCACCCCCACCGCCCCCAGCCCCACCGCCAGGATCCAGCGCGCGACCAGCGCCCCCTGCGTCTCAAAGATCGCCGCAACCGCCAGCGCGCTGAGCGCCACAGCCAGCGCCGCCGACGCCGCCCACAACGCCCCTTCCACAAGCACCGGTCGACGAAGATCACGCTCCGTGCGCCGGAGCAACGCCTTAAGCGCCGTCAGCGACGAGCCCACATCGGCTCCCGCACCTCCGCCCGAAGAGCCCTCGGCCCTCGCGTCGCTCTGCTCTTCCTGCGGCGCGCGGCTCTCCCCGGCATCATCAGCCTCGGTGGCCGACTGCGGCTGCTTTGTCTCATCGTGCATACGTGACCATCGTTGAAGTCCTCGTCGTCCGACACTCGCCAGGACATCGGCAACATCCCGCAAACTCTAGGGCAGCCCTCAGATCGCGACAACCTAACAAGGATCGGGCACCTCCCCGGACACCGCGACTAACCGATAGCCTCCGGGCCTTTAATCCCGAGCGCCAGCCCGCCGCCAGCCTTCCCGGTGCCTCCGCCCCCCTCAATCCGCAACACCGCAACTCTTGCATCGACGACTCTCGCCCCCTATCACTCAGAACTCTCAACCCGATGTTGCCCCCATGACCTCTTCCCGATCGAGTGGATGATGTTCTTCCCCGCCGCCGTGACTCGCCAGTTCGCCATTCTCATCCTGTTAACGACCCTGGCGCTCACCGCCGCCTGCACCTCCTCCCAATGCGAGTCCAACGCCGACTGTTTTGAGGGCGAAGTCTGCAACATCGGCGCCTGCCAGCCTGAGAGCATCGTCACCGACGACACAGACCTCGACGCCGGCAACCTCCCCGACGCCGAAGAAGACGCCAACGACGCCGACCTCGACGCCACCTCTCCCGACGTCGACGAAGATGCCAACGCTAACACCGATGTCGAAGACGCCGACGCAACCGACACCGAAGACGCCGAAGATCCCCACGCCGACGCCGTCATTGCCGACGCCGACGTCAGCGAAGATCCCGAAGATCCCGACGCCGACGTCAGCGAAGATCCCGAACCGACGATCACC
Proteins encoded:
- a CDS encoding peptidase MA family metallohydrolase: MRERAKFVWVAVVAMALLWAAPVWGQSSLEDYRQAEAMLSAWQLDEAREAIDRLSEKEPGLAEIDYLEARYAFYDGDYERALERIDKALAAREVGSWQALREIIAETIAVTGSYARHVSPSGRFEVYIEPGRDEVLLPYAFEALDAAYEELGEELGYFPSTPIRVEVYPRTATLAQVSMLTDEEIRTSGTIALCQYNRLMITSPRAVLRGYGWVDTLIHEYVHYVINRKTYNQVPIWMHEGLAKFLERRWRGEDEAQLSASSEHLLHTRLKADDLISFEAMHPSMAKLPSQEDAAVAFAEVYTTMEYLRERVGPGAFGQLLDTINEGYGAQEAFARVLGTSWARFEKDWRAYLHTRPVVEFEDEAEPFEERLVFEDERRSGEELEQVGAPGAQDHIKLGQMFQVRERFGAAVVQYEKATRLIGQRNPVLQGRLAQSLIATGEPQSAVEALAEVRELYPGYVTTWLELGNAYLAMGEYERAREALEEAARINPFDPGVHQGLGRAYSGLGEGAQAERARGAERLLQ
- a CDS encoding DUF4175 family protein, with the protein product MHDETKQPQSATEADDAGESRAPQEEQSDARAEGSSGGGAGADVGSSLTALKALLRRTERDLRRPVLVEGALWAASAALAVALSALAVAAIFETQGALVARWILAVGLGAVGVSAAVAYGLFRARRRGELASARIVQAHAREYRNDLVAALEFGERLQTPGADEDLKRQGVSAALASAHVRRTAKRALAGAREQSLAHVVPPRDLRAPAGATAVFALVFLGVMAWQPGWTLGVLSGDRVGASVVGDRVRVRPIVGQIDAIFVYPEYTGMPRQMARLGSGFVETLEGTRVHLQLGLWPEGFEKVELVRRWQGDDGEEQEVLPVELGPGHQGSVSLTLKESGSYAFRAVTAEGVPVEDGVERTIRVVADAPPQVRLTSHQPGPEPLIVQPDDVLELSVEALDDFGLSGLSLVHQFGDDEEGAERQSLDLGELASKPQGVEHSLSFDLAELGLQPKDQVSIYFSATDINTVTGPGEGRSEALVIYVESPEDQHLRNIADQQALLEALLLHLADVLEAPPGERVADADGGYRMAVDAGLDVAARSAIYEQGVAHHQARELILSELEGLRERVAEDPMMSGRNAALFDGLAEQLKGLQAEGSRLWERLQARSERGDLTMGHVQTLADFSLQVEDELEKALLRFDELLARQKMELVEATAEDLKAMRERLRELLEQYRDTEDEALKEAIKREVQRLRQRMAELMARMQMQMEQLPQDHVNMEALEQMQMESESKQLGDQLQSIEELLEKGDIDGALAELDRMDELMEGLNSEVEQGMEQAAPQGISELDRQMGELMEEVGELQEMERALEQQTREVEDALAEERREAIQEMVAPAVEELLRKVAAQERDLGRLEGLALPVRDYGQVEYNAEQIERLRETLEQQDLQLALEAAELSERRLRGMRSTLSLSERYVRDDAERSAVRRARTTSDTMAGRAEEIVALLREFKQQASEQRQQEQGDQQERYEELAERQQQAREKAEALREKVEQTGERFPMVRDQVMPSLEQATESMQEAEEQLRQGEGQQALDRERSALDQLGQLGEQMRQAMQKERRQQRRSGNQQKTEKVEIPGESSREAQERLRREMMEGMREGRLEDYDSEIERYYRSLVE